In one Dehalogenimonas formicexedens genomic region, the following are encoded:
- the hpt gene encoding hypoxanthine phosphoribosyltransferase, which yields MPQTKDHLYCKALRQAITAAGTAAPLKDKLEAITRIVSRTFDTGAAISLLDATGSHLIQTAHWRLPPTYVQKGLIDVGKSLNETVSGAPVFIENVAADSRVQYSSAAVKAGIVSIFGAPISQDGHQIGVLRLYFKKTPVITFQDTSFVKALAQLAGIVLSRQTIEVKGEVPAAPAKQAGMVKFNHASEEEFARILDFYNVPWMYEPRSFPIGRKKQGTPELFTPDFYLPSLDLYVELTTMKQSLVTQKNRKLKALKTLYPETKITLLYKNDYEKLLAKYGTGPLAESRAHGVSRILYSAAEIDQRVKDIAARISADYAGRRPVLLGVQRGFLCFMADLIRQITVPMDLDFIAISYYSGAKEPAVKITKEADLPLAGRHILLVEDIVDTGITLNYILNYLQEKQPASLSVCTLLDREARRLVNIKLDYTGFNVPDEFVVGYGLDYHEEYRNLPFIVVPQIKGPEKEKSEALNTKHETKIKEE from the coding sequence ATGCCTCAGACCAAGGACCACCTCTACTGCAAGGCGCTGCGCCAGGCGATAACCGCCGCGGGGACGGCTGCTCCCCTGAAAGACAAGCTGGAGGCGATCACGCGCATCGTCTCACGCACCTTCGATACCGGCGCCGCCATAAGCCTGCTCGACGCCACCGGCAGCCACCTCATCCAGACCGCCCACTGGCGCCTGCCGCCGACCTATGTGCAGAAGGGGCTGATCGATGTCGGCAAAAGCCTGAACGAAACGGTCTCGGGCGCCCCTGTTTTCATCGAGAACGTGGCCGCCGACAGCCGGGTTCAGTACTCTTCGGCGGCGGTCAAAGCCGGGATCGTGTCCATCTTCGGCGCCCCGATTTCCCAGGACGGGCACCAGATCGGCGTTTTGAGGCTCTACTTCAAAAAAACCCCGGTTATCACCTTCCAGGACACCAGCTTCGTGAAAGCCCTGGCTCAACTGGCCGGCATCGTGCTGTCCCGCCAGACAATCGAAGTAAAAGGGGAGGTGCCCGCTGCGCCGGCCAAGCAGGCCGGAATGGTCAAATTCAACCACGCCAGCGAGGAGGAATTTGCCCGCATCCTCGATTTCTACAACGTGCCGTGGATGTACGAGCCGCGGTCTTTTCCCATCGGGCGAAAAAAGCAGGGCACCCCCGAACTCTTCACCCCGGATTTCTACCTTCCCAGCCTCGACCTCTACGTCGAGCTGACGACGATGAAGCAATCCCTGGTCACCCAGAAAAACCGCAAGCTCAAGGCTCTGAAAACGCTTTACCCGGAAACCAAAATCACGCTGTTATACAAGAACGATTACGAAAAACTCCTGGCCAAATACGGCACCGGGCCGTTGGCGGAGTCGCGCGCTCACGGGGTCAGCCGGATCCTGTACTCGGCGGCGGAAATCGACCAGCGGGTCAAGGATATCGCCGCAAGAATATCCGCGGATTACGCCGGCAGGCGCCCGGTGCTGCTGGGGGTGCAGCGGGGCTTTCTGTGCTTCATGGCCGACCTCATCCGCCAGATAACCGTGCCGATGGACCTGGACTTCATCGCCATCTCCTACTACTCCGGCGCCAAGGAACCGGCGGTAAAGATCACCAAGGAGGCCGATCTGCCGCTGGCGGGGCGTCACATTCTGCTTGTCGAGGACATCGTCGACACCGGCATCACCCTGAATTACATCCTGAATTATCTCCAGGAAAAACAGCCGGCCAGCCTGTCGGTCTGCACCCTCCTCGACCGCGAGGCGCGGAGATTGGTGAACATCAAGCTGGATTACACCGGGTTCAACGTCCCGGATGAGTTCGTGGTCGGCTACGGCCTGGATTACCACGAGGAATACCGTAACCTGCCGTTCATCGTCGTGCCGCAGATAAAGGGACCGGAAAAGGAGAAATCCGAAGCACTAAATACGAAGCACGAAACCAAAATTAAGGAAGAATAA
- a CDS encoding ABC transporter permease subunit, with amino-acid sequence MNIFLRELKANFRSLLIWGGVVILFVIVGVSKFSAYYNNPDLLDTLNSLPQQVLTILNLQAFNLTTVSGFYGIMFLYFALLLSIAAAMWGADIIAKEQRDKTVEFSLTLPVTRSRVVISKTLAALVNCVLLLLITWGISVAATTNYQPDSAFYKFLALSMAALFLLQLVFLSIGVFIGTALKRYKMASSTALFVLLGTYFLSVVVTLNSSLDFLKYLTPFMYFDPAELLHQSRFDPVFIGLSLVIVAVAVTGARIAYNRRDLYI; translated from the coding sequence ATGAATATATTTTTACGGGAACTTAAAGCCAATTTCCGGTCTCTTTTGATCTGGGGAGGGGTCGTCATCCTGTTCGTCATCGTCGGTGTTTCCAAGTTTTCGGCTTACTATAACAACCCGGACCTTCTGGACACCCTGAACAGCCTGCCGCAGCAGGTGCTTACCATCTTGAACCTGCAGGCGTTCAACCTGACGACTGTCTCCGGTTTTTACGGCATCATGTTCCTGTATTTCGCCTTGCTTCTTTCGATCGCCGCCGCCATGTGGGGCGCCGACATCATCGCCAAGGAACAGCGGGATAAAACGGTCGAATTCTCGCTTACCCTGCCGGTTACCCGCAGCCGCGTCGTTATTTCGAAAACCCTGGCTGCGCTGGTCAACTGCGTCCTGCTATTGCTTATTACCTGGGGGATCTCGGTGGCTGCCACCACCAACTACCAGCCGGACAGCGCCTTTTACAAATTCCTGGCGCTGAGCATGGCGGCGCTATTCCTGTTACAACTTGTGTTTCTTTCGATCGGCGTTTTTATAGGTACCGCCCTCAAGCGTTACAAGATGGCCAGTTCCACCGCTTTGTTCGTGCTGCTGGGCACCTATTTCCTGTCCGTCGTGGTCACCCTCAACAGCAGCCTTGACTTCTTGAAATACCTGACGCCGTTTATGTATTTCGACCCGGCGGAACTGTTGCACCAGTCGCGCTTCGACCCGGTCTTCATCGGCCTGTCTTTGGTCATTGTCGCCGTGGCGGTAACGGGGGCTCGCATCGCCTACAACCGGCGGGACCTCTACATATAA
- a CDS encoding ABC transporter permease: protein MVANVFLHEFRMKLKSALGWSVAVAAVVFAFSAMFSTISSQIGSVNDFLNNFPKELLIAFGLNGVDLSTILGFYSFMFLFAQLLLAIQAASYGFGLVSVEEAEWTADFLLTKPVKRDRILSSKLLAAFAGLTITNAATWVASLTFLNLFKGSQSFDTGTLFLLLASIVVFQLFFLGVGLGVSLLVKRVRSVITYALALSFGMYVLAAFGNLLGSSILEKISPFKHFDPVYIIGHNSYDAPLVVVSVLVIVVSIAAGYMLYTRRDIPAVA from the coding sequence ATGGTTGCGAATGTTTTTTTACATGAATTCCGGATGAAACTGAAATCGGCTCTCGGCTGGTCGGTAGCCGTCGCCGCCGTCGTCTTCGCCTTTTCGGCGATGTTCTCCACAATATCCAGCCAGATAGGATCGGTCAATGATTTCCTGAACAATTTCCCCAAGGAATTGCTCATCGCCTTCGGCCTAAATGGCGTGGACCTGTCGACCATCCTGGGCTTTTACAGCTTCATGTTCCTGTTCGCCCAGTTACTCCTGGCTATCCAGGCGGCAAGTTACGGCTTCGGACTGGTATCGGTGGAAGAAGCCGAATGGACCGCTGATTTTCTTTTGACCAAGCCGGTCAAGAGAGACCGGATACTCTCCAGCAAGCTTTTGGCGGCGTTCGCCGGCCTGACGATCACCAATGCCGCGACCTGGGTCGCCAGCTTGACCTTCCTTAATCTGTTCAAGGGCAGTCAGTCTTTTGATACCGGAACTCTCTTTCTGCTGCTGGCAAGCATCGTTGTCTTCCAGCTCTTTTTCCTCGGGGTGGGTTTAGGTGTCTCCCTTCTGGTGAAGAGAGTCCGGAGTGTTATCACCTACGCCCTGGCGCTCAGTTTCGGCATGTACGTGCTGGCTGCTTTCGGTAACTTGTTGGGCAGCAGCATCCTTGAAAAGATCAGCCCGTTCAAGCATTTCGACCCGGTGTATATCATCGGCCACAATTCGTACGATGCCCCATTGGTAGTGGTCAGTGTTTTGGTGATCGTCGTTTCGATCGCCGCCGGTTACATGTTGTATACCCGCCGCGACATTCCGGCGGTGGCCTAG
- a CDS encoding ABC transporter ATP-binding protein, with protein sequence MSVIEVNHLTKYYGKSRGINDVSFKVEEGEIFGFIGPNGAGKSTTIRLLLGLIYPTSGSASIFGKDCIAFGPEIRKDIGYLPSEVFYYDRMKVKDLLNYSASFYPGDHKARMHELSELMGLELERKIEDLSYGNRKKVGIVQGLLHRPKLLFLDEPTSGLDPLMQRKFFDLIRDENRRGVTVFFSSHILGEVQRLCNRVAIIKEGRIIKIDDIRTLQKDNYKKVQVAGEIEASCFDLPGVTNLEHSDGLVRFLYNGDINVVMRRIAENTVADVTIEEPSLEEIFMHYYE encoded by the coding sequence ATGAGTGTCATCGAAGTCAACCACCTGACCAAGTATTACGGCAAGTCCCGCGGCATCAACGACGTATCGTTCAAGGTTGAGGAAGGCGAGATTTTCGGCTTCATCGGTCCCAACGGCGCCGGCAAGTCCACCACCATCCGCCTGCTGCTCGGTCTCATTTATCCCACCAGCGGCAGCGCCTCTATCTTTGGTAAGGACTGCATCGCGTTCGGTCCTGAGATCAGAAAAGACATCGGTTACCTGCCTTCGGAGGTTTTTTATTACGACCGGATGAAGGTCAAGGACCTTTTGAACTATTCGGCGAGCTTTTATCCCGGCGACCACAAAGCAAGGATGCATGAGCTTTCCGAACTTATGGGACTTGAATTGGAGCGGAAGATTGAGGATCTCTCATACGGCAATAGAAAGAAGGTCGGCATCGTCCAGGGCTTGCTTCACCGGCCGAAGCTGCTATTCCTCGATGAGCCGACCTCGGGCCTTGACCCTCTGATGCAGCGCAAATTCTTCGATCTCATCAGGGATGAGAACAGGCGCGGCGTGACGGTGTTCTTCTCGTCCCATATCCTGGGAGAAGTGCAGCGATTATGCAACCGGGTCGCCATTATCAAGGAGGGGCGCATCATCAAGATCGATGACATCCGCACCCTCCAGAAGGATAACTACAAGAAAGTTCAGGTGGCCGGCGAGATCGAAGCTTCCTGCTTCGATCTGCCGGGTGTCACCAATCTGGAACACTCGGACGGCCTGGTACGATTCCTGTATAACGGTGATATCAACGTGGTGATGCGCCGGATCGCCGAGAACACGGTGGCCGATGTCACCATCGAGGAGCCGTCCCTCGAAGAGATCTTCATGCACTACTACGAGTAG
- a CDS encoding TetR/AcrR family transcriptional regulator encodes MTQKLQSGRGRGGKRQVIIETTVDLFRRTHDVRKVSVEDIAAAAKVSPTTIYNQFGSREALVLAAAKSVIAEIGRMAEGFIKSDLPFDQKLASIVAGKITIASAASDEVIAKMLSQDRDIAPFIEELFRNVAWPMWRDFLAEGKAQGYINESLDAEVFLEYLDVLRAGFAAKKELIQNWMQNMDKLKQMTRLAFYGFVKKDIDLFGEVSNTPSGSR; translated from the coding sequence ATGACTCAAAAACTACAAAGTGGGCGAGGAAGGGGCGGCAAGCGGCAGGTCATCATCGAGACCACGGTAGACCTGTTCCGCAGGACCCACGACGTCCGCAAGGTTTCGGTGGAGGATATCGCCGCCGCCGCCAAAGTTTCCCCGACAACGATATATAACCAGTTTGGCAGCCGTGAAGCGCTGGTGCTGGCCGCCGCAAAATCGGTCATCGCCGAAATCGGGCGTATGGCCGAGGGTTTCATAAAATCCGACCTGCCCTTCGACCAAAAACTCGCCAGCATCGTGGCGGGCAAAATCACCATCGCCTCGGCGGCCTCCGATGAGGTCATCGCCAAGATGCTCAGCCAGGACCGGGACATCGCTCCGTTTATTGAAGAACTGTTCCGGAACGTAGCCTGGCCGATGTGGCGGGACTTCCTGGCTGAGGGGAAGGCCCAGGGATACATCAATGAATCCCTCGACGCGGAAGTTTTTCTTGAGTATCTGGATGTGTTGAGGGCAGGGTTCGCCGCCAAAAAAGAGCTGATCCAGAACTGGATGCAGAACATGGATAAGCTCAAGCAGATGACCCGGCTGGCGTTCTACGGATTCGTTAAAAAGGACATCGACCTTTTCGGAGAGGTCTCCAATACACCTTCAGGGAGTCGATAA
- a CDS encoding SDR family NAD(P)-dependent oxidoreductase → MDKSIRELFDLSGKVAIVTGGAQGIGKGIALRLAEAGASVAVSDINLESAQATVGEMKKMGYKAVAVQSDISKVAEAERTVQETVKHFGDLHILVNNAGVYPFASTETMTEATWDKTLNINLKGLMFFSQAAVRAMAAKGHGGKIVNIASVDGLHPTGNLLSYDASKGGVIMLTKALAKDLAPKGINVNAIAPGAIVTPGASGGLAGMSQEQIDAVTKAFLATIPMGRQGTPDDIGRVALFLASDAADYITGSVVVADGGYLVG, encoded by the coding sequence ATGGACAAATCCATCAGGGAACTATTCGACCTTTCCGGTAAAGTCGCCATTGTCACCGGAGGAGCCCAGGGGATCGGCAAGGGAATCGCTTTGAGGCTGGCCGAAGCCGGAGCCAGCGTCGCCGTCTCTGATATCAATCTAGAATCAGCCCAGGCAACCGTCGGCGAGATGAAAAAAATGGGCTATAAAGCCGTGGCGGTGCAATCCGACATCAGCAAGGTAGCCGAGGCGGAAAGGACCGTACAGGAGACCGTCAAACATTTCGGAGACCTGCACATCCTGGTGAACAACGCCGGAGTTTACCCGTTTGCCTCAACCGAAACGATGACCGAAGCCACATGGGACAAGACCCTTAACATCAATTTGAAGGGTTTGATGTTTTTCTCTCAGGCCGCTGTCAGGGCTATGGCTGCCAAAGGTCACGGCGGCAAGATCGTCAACATCGCTTCGGTGGACGGCTTGCACCCCACCGGCAACCTGCTTTCGTATGATGCCTCCAAAGGCGGCGTTATCATGCTTACCAAAGCCCTGGCCAAGGACCTGGCGCCGAAGGGGATCAACGTTAACGCCATCGCTCCCGGCGCCATCGTCACCCCAGGTGCTTCCGGCGGCCTTGCCGGAATGAGCCAGGAGCAGATCGACGCGGTCACCAAGGCGTTCCTGGCGACCATACCCATGGGCCGGCAGGGCACTCCGGACGATATAGGGCGGGTGGCACTATTCCTGGCTTCTGACGCCGCGGATTATATTACCGGCAGCGTCGTGGTAGCCGATGGTGGCTATCTGGTCGGATAG
- a CDS encoding response regulator, producing the protein MKTILAVDDDPMATTLIRDVLTAAGYQVVTASNGKSGIESAVAKKPNLILLDVMMPKIDGYMTLSELKKNEATKRIPVVMVTAVGYEMNKHLALNMGAVDYLTKPVDIRDLRTIVAQYAGT; encoded by the coding sequence TTGAAAACCATTCTGGCAGTCGACGACGATCCGATGGCGACCACTTTGATCAGGGATGTCCTGACCGCGGCCGGTTACCAGGTAGTGACGGCATCCAACGGCAAATCGGGAATTGAGTCGGCGGTAGCCAAAAAACCGAACTTGATCCTTTTAGACGTAATGATGCCAAAAATCGATGGCTACATGACGCTGTCCGAGCTTAAGAAAAACGAGGCTACCAAGCGGATACCGGTGGTCATGGTGACCGCCGTGGGTTATGAAATGAACAAGCACTTGGCGTTGAACATGGGCGCGGTGGATTATCTAACCAAGCCGGTGGATATCCGGGACCTGCGGACAATAGTAGCCCAATACGCCGGCACCTAG